Below is a window of Calonectris borealis unplaced genomic scaffold, bCalBor7.hap1.2 HAP1_SCAFFOLD_35, whole genome shotgun sequence DNA.
tctcagcagtgtctggttgcataacagaacataagaatgtgatcgccctccatctcaggaaggtgcaagGCCAGGGaagctgggaacaagaccgggggacagaccagctcccctcactgcgctctgagccacaggcaatcctcttgcctcgcaggactcactctgttctcctggagtgcagcagaaatgctgagggttcctgacatcccagaacactccccaggggagatggggggagctgtcaaaacccccaagcctctccaagtgccttctgccaccccagttcctcagcacggggagtgcaggtgctgacaggcccttctgcgttaggagcggttccatctgaccaagtcaaacgccagcactggcccctgcccccacccttcccaggaacccactgctgcagagcagggctgactcctcggcagccagcgggcagaggccctgctcctcacgccacattcagccagcacccaccagagctccagccctgcagctgaggaaggattcctggaaaatgcaaaggggggtgtgcagcaggggtgGGGGCTgtggaaatggcttggattttgctcagagaagtctcccctgacttcttgtgttttcctcctccaacaggtccccatgcccagagggaccaaatgtccaacggcagctccatcacccagttcctcctcctggccttcgcagacacgcgggagctgcagctcttgcacttctggctcttcctgggcatctacctggctgccctcctgggcaacggcctcatcatcaccgccatagcctgcgaccaccgcctgcacacccccatgtacttcttcctcctcaacctctccctcctcgacctgggctccatctccaccactgttcccaaagccatggccaattccctctgggacaccagggacatctcctacgcaggatgtgctgcacagctctttctgttagcctttttcatcacagcagagtattgtcttctcactgtcatggcctacgaccgctacgttgccatctgccaccctctgcactatgggaccctcctgggcagcagagcttgtgtccacatggcagcagctgcctgggccagtgggtttctcaatgctctcctgcacacggccaatacattgtcactacccctctgccacggcaatgctgtggaccagttcttctgtgaaatcccccagatcctcaagctctcctgctcacactcctacctcagggaggttgggcttctggTGGTTGGTGTCTGTTTactatttgggtgttttgttttcattgtggtgtcctatgtggagatcttcagggccgtgctgaggatcccctctgagcagggacggcacaaagccttttccacgtgtctCCCTCACCtcgccgtggtctccctgttcgtaagcactgccatgtttgcatacctgaagcccccctccatctcctccccatccctggatctggtcgtggcagtgctgtactcagtggtgcctccagcagtgaaccccctcatctacagcatgaggaaccaggagctcaaggatgccctatggaaactggcccaatggacgctgtttcaccgacaataacctgcctccccttctccgCACAgtccccagagtttatctgaggccatgagtctgattttttctcttgtgataatcctgcttatatagaattttctgGGTTCATACTACTTGTCTTGCGGCTTGATCCtgtgactcttgcccaacactgtgtcaggtGTGGCATGCCCAATAGCAGGTCTACAATAAAACGGGGTCTCCCAGTTGCAGCACCTTAAgcctgggctcttcctccaaccTGTCTCCcaagaaaatgtccaaggaattggtctttcaaaaaatctgttctccctgcgttctcaatgttttggggttaagctcacggtaccattgggttccactggaccaaatggTATGGATTTAAGAgttctcttcttggtgtccaatggcaggggagatggtccatgagctcccattatcttctcaggttccttcatggatgacaagactgatggcacataccagagtctctggaaatgaatttggaggggtgatgagaggagaggatggggactcaccccgtgccctggggttgcaatgaatggggactcagaaggtgaaacaccctccaaggtgaagtccccccAAAGTAAAGCACCAAATTGACGTATCCAtgaacaaggactctgcagtgccatgggagtgagtggggacccagcaggcagagggaggggaggctggagagatgcaggaggtgccggaggaggcccagggccaggactgtcgtgctgtcgtggggagtggggctggtgggagcagaggagggggcaaattcagtgagggttgggcatcacctgcaatatgaattcaggagagccagcgagtgagtagcctccatttcctcatggccttggggccagcaccatccctggggctgatggggaggctgagctccctgtgtgccccccagcagctgctgtgcccctcagaggggctggggccgtggggtgagtgcccagagctctgcagcaccctgcggtgggcactgccgtgggaccagcccaggctgggctgctctgctgggctgggctggggagagggcaggggtggtggggagagctggggaggggctgggctgggctgggaagtgcccgggggaggaaagcagcagtgtagagctcagctgtgtgagtgtgcagggtgggggcacacagcagggtgctcacagtgcagagtcaggcgtcatggggaaggaagcaaggcaccaaaggtgcagaagagagaggcccagtctgtgccatgttccctggacaccccagggaagctgtcctgggaaaaccgtcCGAGATCAGTTGCACACACcggccatttccatctctggtcacaccccccagccctgaggagggacctttgctgcatggtcaccCCCGTTCTCCTCCGGGGCTCACTGATACCCAACTCCACCGCCAGTATTAATAaaaagggaaccagtttcctgctgacacttcttacacacaagtcccagagctcttgccacagctggtctctcagccaagccccttctcagacagccccagctcgatcaggtgctcatggccttgtctcaacaaacattgaaaatctccattgattgagatcccaccaactggcctgggtccttgctccAGTGATTGGCTCTGTGGCATTTCTCAAaaactcagctctctcagcctctctttggccaaaatgtgctccaggccccaactatccttctggcctctgcaggactcactccagtctgtcagggtctttcttgtgctggggagccccaaactagaCACTGCAATCCAGATGCGGTCCTGTTatgggttagccttggccagcagccagatacccacccagctgctcattcactcactcccctcactcaacaggacaaagggagcaaataaaccagaaatcTCATGGGTGAAGATAAAGTGAAGGAGATCAGTTatcagttactgtcatgggcaaagaCGTGTTGACTTGCTGAGGATAAGTTTAGTTTGTTGCCAATTATAAAAAGTTTGGAATTGTGAGAAACAATGGCAAAAATATTAAAGGCCATTCTGCTCACACTCTCTCCCAGGCTCAAATCACTCCATTGTTCCCAATTCATCTACCTACCCCAACCCCAAAAGGAGCAGGGGGGATGGTGAAGAGGGGGATAACAGTCAGTAAAGAACAtccctgccactccttcctcctcacacttctcccctgctccacCTTGGGTCTTCTCCATGGATCCCACCATATTTGTGGTCAAGGCtatgtgttgttcatttctttctgtctgtcttttctcctttatactcccagaatGATAGAaatgttgagattggaagggacctctggagatcatctagttcaacccccccagctgaggcagggtcagctagagtaGGTTGCTCAGCAACTTGTCCAGGTgggtttggaatatctccatggatggagactccaaaacctctctgggcaacctgttccagtgattgaccaccctcacagtcaaaaagtgttttcttggatTCAGGTGGTactttatatacattaataagatccctccaaaccttttcttctccagactgaacagtcccacatctcccagcctttcctcctgtgaaagatgctccagtcccttaaaccagttttgtggcccttggctggacttgctttagcaggtcaaccactgtcttgcactgggcagcccagcactggacacagcactgcagatggggcctcaccagtgctgaggagaggggaagggtcacctccctccacctgccagcaatgcttctcctaatgcagcccaggaggctgttggcctttgccgcgggggtgcactgctggctcctgctcagctgcttctcctctgggaccccaaggtccttctcccCAGACGTGTTATCTGGCCAGCTGGCCACCAGAAGATACCCAcagtgtggctggatcacaggctgtccttccccagggacattctcagcagaaTACATATATGCCAATATATGTATTGAATATAtatgccaaaagtcttgctgaagtggaggtcaacGACATCCACTCTGCTCTTCTCCTGCGCAAATAGAGTTACTTCATCATGAAAGCAATCAGgctggcgaggcatgatttacccttgcaCAGTCCAcgctgatgctcttctctttcaggtgcccaggAATGTCACCCACGAAGAGACATTCAATGGCTCACTCCTCatcaaagtgagcttgtgcagccggTGGTTCCccgggttgcacttttggcctctTGCAAAGATGGGTGCAACGTTggtttgtcctcactcacaagagacctctaccaattcCGTGGCCTTTTAAAAGGGGTATGCAAGGAAAGATcgatcttgccctgtaacttcattaccactgttctgcctgttatacggtgtattcagtttctctattcTCTCGTATACTTCCACCTGTCATGATACAACGGCCATttctaaaatcatcttttcagatgaagactgTCTAGACCAAGGCCCTTTCCATTATTCtccacttttctcctcccctttgtctttcttcattcCGATACCTCTCACCTAtgcagctgctttgagcttcagggagttaaaagcttgcctgtccttcagtagtctcattggctctttagccaactCCTTCATTAGGTTCCTGTCTATCTTTTTGTACCTGTCTCTCGAAACCATTTctgataagattatcccttggagAGAGGCAACCTCATTAGaggcagcttgtacttagcaCATGGTTACAGAGTGTGCTTTATTGTTTATGCAGGCTGatcatgctttaattttctttccttacaaataggaaacaatcttctgtgcctgtgtgcagccagttctctgaggagagcaggtgggagttggtgccatggagctgtaacacccagctgcagaggtcagtggagaagtctgatgcaaggaagagtgatgtaagtcccagatggccaatgagagaaatggtgaggtttgggaggtgaggagcaaagttctccatacagagtcagacctcaagggactgcttctcctgcctgcccagacctcctgaggagacaccctgaatcactatcacttggagaatgcttctATCACCTCTTCCCTGAATTGAAAAGATCATTTTTGTTAGATGCACTTTGAAATCTCCCTTCTTAACTACTCTATGAAACCTCTCTAATTAGTTGTACAAGTCttgaagacttgaagaaaatTACATGGCTCGTTAGGGCTTTCTGTATGTTAATGATTCCCactgtgtatttggtgctgagtccatGAACCTCAGCTACTGAGAGAAGATTGAAGAAACTGCTCaagaagtcagaagcaaaactcaaagtgtcttgaagtattaatgggtcctgctgaggaccattactgacaaagcctccccatggccttgttagagcagatcattggaggccatgcttgcaggtaggcaaaggcactgtgcaggtggctgtaatgctgagaaaacccttggtttatttgaggaagcagaaaggccaagccctcacccccaggccctgggaaggcagatcctgtccctcacacgtggctcagggctcttcttgggggcagttggatgtgggggtgagcaatgccaagggtaggaaaattctatggtacgtcctggcctcccaaagaaggggcaagaaggaagaaatgaagtgcagagcctcaaaagaaagttcctccttgtaggcctcggtggcagaggcaactgccttagccaaggggacaaagctCTCGGTCCTGTTGAGCCTTTTGGCCTTGCCAGAGCCctcagccatctctgctgcaggctgtcctacactgtcccatgcctgcacctcttgcccttcaggctgtagacacccatcttgctttcccacctagctctcaccccagcatttctagaccttcactgatgtctctccaccctcactggcttttccttgaaacacaaaggcatgggctgatccagactccctctgggtgacctcttacaaccacaaggctaccctttgagtgagagttctttttcctcccctccaatctgaaccttccaagctgtgctttgtggaggttgccttctcttcccactaccaagaaaagctccatcacctctgaaaccacccttcaagcacttgcaggctactactgtggtgccctgagcctctacttcaccaggctaaagaagcccaggaccttcagcctctctacacaggctccaaactccaccctggcagatctcctctggacCCTGTCCAGTTCCTCCcaattcctccagaccagggagccccaaaaccagacaccgatAATCCAGTTGtgaccacaccagtgctgagtcaagggagatgataactcccttgtctgggtggccacgcaCCCCCTAAAGCAGCCCCATATGCACAGCCCTGTATGCAGGTGGTCTTATACCCGGTGAGTGTgtaccactggctcatatggcatcccttggaacggccaggcccttctcctcaaGGTCACtcctgagctgttcaggtcccagcctgccctcatgTATGGGTTTACTCTGCCCCCAAtaaaggactgaccacttctaccTGTAAAACTTCATCAGGTTTCTATTGCCAAACCCCAGAGTTACTCAAGTCCCCCTGGAGCGAAGCTCTGTTTGGACAGCTGTTAATGTGTGGGTACAGATGGCCCACCAGATTTGTGGTGCCTCTGACAAGAGGAGAGCACGAGgaactgcaggacactacagATAACAGAAGGAGGTCCTAGTCTAATGGAATTGCTGACCAAGGTAGGAACTGCCCtggtgacaagctcagaaacaccaaatgagggtacaaagaaaaccaaactagggccagggagggaagggtaaaCAGAGACGTGCTGTTTGCATGGGAGGgtacaaggatggtcaaggggaagaaattgtgagtgggaaaagagggaaaaagaaaaaacggtgaagcagtggaaaggatcagggctgtttgggggtacctgccaagcagccctgcatctgagcaacagCCTGGAGTGGGACAGGAAAGTCACAGATCATCTGACCAAACTTCTTTCTCTCTGACTTCAGTGGTCACTGGGAACCTGAATGTTTTGCCTCCATCATGAAGGGAAGATCTGTTGTGGATGGAAGCGCAGAATCATTCAtgctggaaggcacctcaggaggtctctaggccaacctcctgctctcagcagggtcagctatggggtcagagcagggtgctcagggcttcattcgttttgggcttgaaaagctccaaggatggagatgacacaagctctctgggagctctgctccactgcttggCTGTCTTAATGGGGAGAGTTGTTCCTCCCTTGTTTCAGCTGACACCCATTGGCCCTCATCCTCCCATCATGCAAAAcaggggagagcctggctgccttTGTACCAAAGAGATAAGGTGGCTGTTATTAGGgctccccaaagccttgtcctctcctggctttgcacctttgcacaaggaaggtccatggcatgctgggctgcattaggaagagcactgccagatgTGACGGATGCACTCGACCTCTTAACCAAGCCAGCAGtcgtttggtacaggctccaaaggaggtaaaggtctGAGCCGTGGccgggccaagaactcctctggttccggtctgttctctgagaacccacaaaggagccGAGTGGCTCGGTGAACATTGATACACGAGCTTGGAACACCCATCATGCACTTGACACACGAATAgctggtggcttttccaagactcatttatcaaggaacaaagaaagctgtgggtacaaggagcctcgtgcatacctttcccatcgcatgtaatttgactacgagccaaccactttatcccattaATAGGACAGCCTAAGGGAGCCTTctgtgagctctccctgctaggcagcgtggctgcatggcggtgatctcccctggagctgggacacctctcaaggttgctcctcgaggcagagagaccttttaccaacagcagatctttggtaagtgactgatagcatgctgagttaatactaatgaaacactGCTAACCCATGTAACTATTAAATACTAATTACTATCAACTTTGTagagataattccattagacataacctgttgtccaagcctgagactaagattggatctagcggcacctaagctccatcaggagtttagaaagcaagagggtccactctgaacctcatgactcaacgggtgggtcttccttacccttttcatctcTGGTCTCTGTCTGAATCATTGTAACtcgagtgtaactcaattttcctttgtatgtttcttccatgcagtaattaataaggtgaaccttgccatcaaacttattgaaccttggtGAACCACCTTCTTGAACCTTGGTAAACCACCTTGTTAAATTCCATTGTATTTATTGAACCCTATCAAATTAGAAAGCATattgctgcttccttcttttaaGTGAGGTGCGTTCCACTCATTTtgtgacaaattggcatagtcggcaggatcctaaatcaggattCGCGACACCACAGGGTTGGTGGAAGTgatcctctctactcagcactgctaCAATTTGTCGTGCTCATTTCCCTCAGGGTTTTCAACCCCAGCACCTTCACTTGCACgtcagccaaagctgccctccacatcttccatcagtccttccctgccttcttgggagaaacaagtccaggagagcattccCCCATGTTGcgtcagggatcaccttccaccttcccttcaaCAGAggtcttctagcagaggtccatggtcTTCAAAGTCCTCAGTCATTACCAGGGCCTAAaactgtgtcccttcctccagctctctaaAGGAGACCTCATCCTCCTTCTGACCTTCgtcaggcggttcggtgatccaTTGGACATCAAGGAGCGAGTGATCCATGTAACAGTAAACCTGAGCAGACCCAGgcccctgtgctgggctggtACGTGCTCCAtggacagcttggccttcaggct
It encodes the following:
- the LOC142076170 gene encoding olfactory receptor 14A16-like, which gives rise to MSNGSSITQFLLLAFADTRELQLLHFWLFLGIYLAALLGNGLIITAIACDHRLHTPMYFFLLNLSLLDLGSISTTVPKAMANSLWDTRDISYAGCAAQLFLLAFFITAEYCLLTVMAYDRYVAICHPLHYGTLLGSRACVHMAAAAWASGFLNALLHTANTLSLPLCHGNAVDQFFCEIPQILKLSCSHSYLREVGLLVVGVCLLFGCFVFIVVSYVEIFRAVLRIPSEQGRHKAFSTCLPHLAVVSLFVSTAMFAYLKPPSISSPSLDLVVAVLYSVVPPAVNPLIYSMRNQELKDALWKLAQWTLFHRQ